AACTCCCAGAGGTAACAGATAACACCTCGCACCTCTGCATGCCCTCAACAGTGAAGTTCGGCATTGTTTGGAAGCGAGGGAAATGCAAGCGCGCCACGTGCCCGGCAGCTGCCAGTCTCTATTGCAGGAGTCCTGCCCTCTTCAGTGAAAGGCCCACAGCACAGccgccctgcccccacctggacATTTCACCTGCAGCCCAGAGCCCTTCTGAAAATCCAAACCCCACATACCTTGATATTCCCTTGGGCTCCCACCACCTAAGCATTCTGTAGGACCCTGCATGAGAGTTTGACCAGTGACCTGGAAACCAACCTGTCCCGCCTACCTGCATCAAAGCCAGCACCTGAACTCTGGGCTAGCACGACTGCAGTCCAGCCCCTTCAGGTCTCACAGGCTGTCCAGTGGGCCAGCTAGGGGCCTGGTAACTGGGGAACTACTTGCCCCATTCCAACTCTGCTGGCATCTGACCGTTTCCCCCAGGGCCTGAGGTCAGACCAACCCAACCAGCTGACACCAGCGCAACACCCAATCACACAGGCCCTGTGGAGGAGGCCCCTTCTACAGGAAGCAGCAGTACTGTGACACCGGAAAACAGGTGAGCCTtaaccaatggggaaaggattccctattcaataaatggtgctgggataactggctagccatgtgcagaagaacgaaactggacccctacctttcaccatataaaataactcaagatggtcTGATCTAGTACatgcagaagcctctgcagatcTTACCATTTTCTCATTACATTTTGCAGGTGTTTCATCAATTTTAAGAGctactgattttaattttattacaattataaatataaagcCACCAGCCATATCTAATACCAGACACCACTATTAATTGCAGCTGTGCTTTTATTACTCTCTCTCCCAGTACTAGCAACCAGCATCACCATACTGCTGACAGACCATAACCTTAATACACTTTTTTTGATCTAGCTGGAGGAGGAGATCCACTTTTAGACCAACatttattctgatatttttgtCTATCTAAAAGTGTACATTCTTATTTTACAGGTTTTGGAATAATCTCACATATTGTTACCtattattctggaaaaaaaagaaccatttgattatatagaaataatatgacccatggctgggcgcggtggctcaagcctgtaatcccagcactttgggaggccgagacgggcggatcacgaggtcaggagatggagaccatcctggctaacccggtgaaaccccgtctctactaaaaaatacaaaaaactagccgggcgaggtggcgggcgcctgtagtcccagctactcgggaagctgaggcaggagaatggcgtaaacccgggaggcggagcttgcagtgagctgagatctggccactgcactccagcctgggtgacagagcgagactccgtctcaaaaaaaaaaaaaaaagaaataatatgaccCATAATATCAATTTAGCTCATAAGCTTTATCGTATGAGACTACAATATATTTACAGCAGGAATAGACATTGATACCAGAATGTATTTCACACTAGCTACTATAATTATTGCTATTCTGACAGGAGTTAAAGTATTTAACTGACTAGCAACCCCACAGGGAGGTAATATTAAATGATCTCCAGCTATATTAGGAGGTTTaggctttatttttctgctgACAGTTGGAGGCCTAACAGGAACTGTTCAAACTCATCAGCAGACATCAATCCTCATGATACATAGTATGCTGTAGCACATTTCTAACATGTTCTATCGATAGGTGCAGTCTTCACCATTACAGGATTTATTCACTGATTCCCATATTTTCAGGTTATACACTCAACCTCAGCCAAAATCCATTTTGTATCTGTAGGTGTTAGCCTGACTTTCTTTCCACAACATTTGATTTATCAGACATGCCATGACAATACTCTAACTATATTGATGGATATACAACATGAAATATcatctgctatggtttggatgtggtttatacccaccaaatctcatcttgaaatttAGTTCCCAGTATGGCGTCCTGGGAGATGGGGTTTAGTGGGAGgtgcttgggtcatgggggcTGGTCCCCAGAGAacagattaatgccctccctcaAGGATGACTGAGCCCTCGCTCTACTAGTTCTCAAgagagctgtttaaaaaaaaaaaaagcctgtcacctttcccctctctcaccatgtgatctctgcacacactggctccccttcaccttccatcatgaatGGAAGCGgcctgaggtcctcaccagaagccagaCAGACAAgaggtgccatgcttcttgtacaacctgcagaaccacgagccaaataaacctctggtctttataaattacccagcctagGGTATCCTTGATAGTAACACAATATGAACTAAGACGCCTATTACACTTGAATTAGTTTTACCATAACACTTGGAAAAGTGATCAGCATTTATGTTTAAATACCAAAACTAAAAACATCCACATAACTTTTTTCAGTAATTCTAGCACTGTTtacttcaattaaaatttttgaaatatgccTATTCTTAAAATCCATCACCAAAGAACACTGAAGGCTTAAAACATGAGACCCCCTTGGGAAAAAGGCAAGCtaaatttatttacatctttCACTATTCCTACAACATTAGgaccatttatttatattctaaaCATTTCATTCCCAAACATCATGTTTTCTACCCCCAATTGCCAAATCCATAATAGTCTCTTTTCAACAATGATTAGCACAACTTGTACTAACATAATACATAATGTCAAAGGATGTTATTACCAATAACACCTCTTAAAGCACAATTTCAAGCAACCGTCCTTTTTGACCACCACCACTTAAGTTACCAGATCATTTACCTTTATACCACCCCTCcagctttcttcctttcctttccttcctttctttccttccttcctctctctctctctctctttctttccctttctctcctttcctttccctttcccttttcctttccttttctttctcttttttttttgacatggtcttgctgttgcccaggctgaaatgcagtggcgtgatcatggttcactgcaacctcgacttcagggctcaaatgatcctcccacctcagtctccaaagtagctaggaccacaggcatatgccataataccctgctaatttttattttaagtagagatggggttttgctgtgttgcccaggctggtcccgaactcctgagctcaagcaattcacccacctcagcctcccaaagcgctgggattacaggcttgagccatcatgcccagcctaccaCCATTTTAAAGATTCtcctttgaaaacaaaacaaaaagctctcCTGATTCTGTGGTTCACCCTGCAGTGGACAGGAGCTGCAGTGGACAGGAGCTGCAGTGGACAGGAGCTGCAGTGGACAGGAGAGTGGTAACACTTCTCAAGAGGTATGCACGCTTCCTGTCTAtaccttttgcttttctttctctcctaccaccacaattaacattttgccatatttcctTCCTAAATTTGTTCCACGGATTTTTATGTAGTTGAACTAATACTGCATATACAAACTGTAATCACATTTCTTTCCCCTAATTATTACAGTGTTCTTAAAAccttctaaaatatttgtaaactctATTTGTAACTTTGAGGGCTCCTCAAATGGGCCTTCAACAGTGCCTGGTGAGTTAATTCACTGTCCCACTCTAGTTTTTATTGTTGACTTacttctttctcactctcttaAATACTCTCCAATGAGGTTTTTGTTCCTCTCATTTCCAAACCCACCTTGTCAGGGTCACCAACACCCTTCACCTTGCCAAATCCAATAGCCAGTTTTCAGCCTTCCTCTTACTTGAACTCTTAGCATTATCTCTCTGAGTTAACTGCTTCATCCTTTTGTCAGCTGGCTTCCAATACACTGCATTCCTTCTTCCTAGGTCACAGGTTACTCAGGTTAGTCCTCAATTTCCTTTGCTAGATTGTTCCTGACTGAATGTTGGAACACCCCATGGTTCAGTCCTTGAACTGTACCTTGCCTTCCATCTAAACCAATTCGCTCCATAATCTCATTCAGTTCCTCAGTACAGAGATTAACCCTGTATTTATCTCTTCAGTCCTGACTATCCCCTCCACCCACAGGCTTCCAAATGCTTATCTAACTTTACCACATGGATATCTAATGAGCATATCAAATACATAACTCTTGACTTCCTTCTCCAGCCTTCCAAACCCTGAGGCCTCTATTGCCAATCTTCAAAACAACTCCATTATGAAGGTATTAAatctaccttcaaaatattacCTGTTTTCATCACCTCCACATATTAAACCCAATTCCAAGTCACTGTTATCTCTAGTGTGAACTTCTGAAGTAGTCCTCTCATTAGTCTTCCTGCTTTCATTCTTATCCTCACTGTCCACATAGCACTCAGAGTGACCTTTAAACAAAGATCCTTTACTTATCtgcaaaaaatcagccaggggcTCCTGATcgcacttagaataaaatctcaCCGCTTGCAACAACCAACAAGGTCCTACATGATTTGATCTCTGCCTATTTATCTGACCTCACCTTGAATTTCCACTTTCAgtagccacactggccttcttgctGATTCTCAAACAAGTGAAGCTCAGTTTCTCTCAGGatcttctcttccctctgcctgaacaCACATTTCCCTGATTTATAGCCAACTTTATTCAGGTCTCAATTCAAATGTTACCTCCCCAGAGCTATCATTCCTGGTCCTCCTAACCTATGAACATAGCAAAGTCTCAGCAGGTATGTACTCGCTAGAGATACTTATCCAAGTTTAACTATAAAAGAGCAACTGGGAAAAAACATAATtggaaaaacagataaaagcatTGTCCCCAAAAGAGACCAGACCAAAGGTAGCTcccttattaaaacaaaaatggaatgtAAAACAGAAGAGTGGCAAATGGGAGTTGGGAGGGAGGTTCCACTGGGAACTCACAGACATAACCTTCCTGCTCTCCCTATGTCTCAAGCCTTCTTTCCACAGGCCTTTGAAGAGAGCTTCATGCAGACATGTCAAAGTGCTGCCACCTACAGATCAGCTGTATTATTAGCAATAGCTGACACTGACCAGCCCTTATTCACCTGAGCTCTGTCTTCTTGTCATGGTTCTCATCAGCATCCAGGGCTCCTTTCCTTGCTCTAGTAAGGAAAATACATTTGGCTTAGGGACTGCACATCCAGCTTAAAAGAAGGGAAGTGGTACATGGTCTTGCTAGGGGATTCCCAGATTCAAATCTAGTCCACTGGCCATCAAAGAAGGGAGACACTgacaggaagagacagagaaaaatgtgACAGTCTAAAGGATAAGAGATAAAAGGTACACAGTGGAGCTGTCCATTTCTCCTCCTACTCAAATGTAAGCCTTTCCTCAGGGAATGGAGATCAGAAATTCACAATGAATGAGGCAGAAATTACGGGGAACAAATTCTGAATATTATGTAGGATGATCTTACCCAATGAGATCAGGTTGCTGTAGTTCTCCAACATCACATCCCTGTACAAGTCCCTCTGAGCAGGGTCCAGGCATTCCCATTCCTCCTGAGAGAAGTCAATGGCCACATCCCTGAAAGTCACCAACAACTGAAACAACAAATCCATTACTTGTGAAAATACAGCAATGATTCTGAagtgaaatgagaagaaaatggaggAGGTAATTGAAGGAAGCAAGTAACACTTTTGTGTtacttttttgtgttgttttcaacAGGAAATTGGTTGCCTAAACCATAGTATTAACATGATTCTCTATCATTCCTATTGCCACAGATAAAACTTCCTTTGTACAACAGAACAATTCCA
The sequence above is drawn from the Macaca thibetana thibetana isolate TM-01 chromosome 19, ASM2454274v1, whole genome shotgun sequence genome and encodes:
- the LOC126942118 gene encoding uncharacterized protein LOC126942118 isoform X2, translated to MAFSGPFFTGPEVRPTQPADTSATPNHTGPVEEAPSTGSSSTVTPENSGQELQWTGAAVDRSCSGQESGNTSQEATARYRMPVQAHRDITLNWYIPGNPKIIQ